The following are encoded in a window of Mycobacteroides chelonae CCUG 47445 genomic DNA:
- a CDS encoding isocitrate/isopropylmalate dehydrogenase family protein has product MNVATIPGDGIGVDVTREAVKVMDAATGGRIEWTEFDYSCQRYANTGAMMPADAPATLAGFDAILLGAVGYPGVPDDVSLWGLLIPLRRAFNQYVNLRPVRLLPGIASPLAGVSADALSMVIVRENTEGEYSPIGGIHNRGNQNEFALQESVFTRIGCERIIRYAFELAASAGFRVCSATKSNGIIHSMPYWDSIFNMAAAEYPQVPSVSMHVDALAARMISDPGSLDVIVASNLFGDILSDLAAAVTGGLGLAASGNINPERTAISMFESVHGSAPDIAGQGIANPIAQILAGAMLLDHLNEPDAANKIRLAVDQVLEEGRVRTPDLGGSDTTEQLGTAIAETAR; this is encoded by the coding sequence ATGAACGTGGCGACCATTCCGGGTGACGGGATCGGCGTCGACGTGACCAGGGAGGCCGTCAAGGTGATGGACGCCGCCACCGGCGGCCGCATCGAATGGACCGAATTCGACTACTCCTGCCAGAGATACGCCAACACCGGCGCCATGATGCCCGCCGACGCACCCGCGACGCTGGCCGGATTCGACGCGATTCTGCTTGGCGCCGTGGGGTATCCGGGCGTACCCGATGACGTCTCGCTATGGGGACTGCTCATCCCGCTGCGGCGCGCCTTCAACCAGTACGTGAACCTGCGACCCGTACGCCTGCTGCCCGGTATCGCCTCGCCCCTGGCCGGAGTATCTGCCGACGCACTCTCTATGGTCATCGTGCGCGAGAACACCGAAGGTGAATACTCGCCGATCGGCGGCATTCACAACCGCGGCAACCAAAACGAATTCGCCCTACAGGAATCGGTTTTCACACGCATCGGGTGCGAACGCATCATCCGGTACGCATTCGAGCTGGCCGCGTCTGCCGGATTCCGCGTCTGCTCGGCCACGAAATCCAACGGCATCATCCATTCAATGCCTTACTGGGACAGCATCTTCAACATGGCGGCGGCCGAGTATCCACAGGTTCCGTCCGTGTCGATGCATGTCGACGCTCTTGCCGCCCGGATGATCAGCGATCCCGGCAGCCTGGACGTCATCGTTGCCTCCAACCTCTTCGGCGACATCCTCTCCGACTTGGCGGCGGCGGTTACCGGAGGCCTGGGACTGGCGGCATCCGGAAACATCAACCCAGAACGGACCGCCATCTCCATGTTCGAATCGGTGCACGGTTCGGCACCCGACATAGCCGGCCAGGGCATCGCCAACCCCATCGCACAAATACTGGCCGGCGCCATGCTTCTCGACCATCTGAACGAGCCTGACGCGGCCAACAAGATTCGTCTCGCCGTCGACCAGGTACTGGAGGAGGGTCGCGTTCGTACGCCCGATCTCGGAGGTAGCGACACCACCGAGCAGCTCGGCACAGCAATCGCCGAAACCGCTCGGTGA
- a CDS encoding fumarate reductase/succinate dehydrogenase flavoprotein subunit, translating into MAELERHQYDVVVIGAGGAGLRAVIEAREQGFKVAVVCKSLFGKAHTVMAEGGCAASMGNANDKDSWQVHFGDTMRGGKFLNNWRMAELHAKEAPDRVWELETYGALFDRTKDGRISQRNFGGHTYPRLAHVGDRTGLEIIRTMQQKIVSLQQEDFAETGDYEARIKIFAECTITDLLLDGDRIAGGFGYWRESGRFILFEAPAVVLATGGIGKSFKVSSNSWEYTGDGHALALRAGGTLINMEFIQFHPTGMVWPPSVKGILVTEGVRGDGGVLKNSEGKRFMFDYIPAVFKGQYAETEEEADQWLKDNDSARRTPDLLPRDEVARAINSEVKAGRGTPHGGVYLDIASRIPTEEIKRRLPSMYHQFKELAEVDITKDDMEVGPTCHYVMGGIEVDPDSGAATVPGLFAAGECSGGMHGSNRLGGNSLSDLLVFGRRAGLGAAEYVKGLTSRPQISEADVDKAAVLALAPFGDPAAEGAENPYTLHTDLQQAMNDLVGIIRKEEEVEQALVKLNELKERFKHVAVEGHRQFNPGWHLAIDMRNMLLVSECVAKAALLRTESRGGHTRDDHPDMDATWRKTLLVCSTTGGDPAVPDVLVTPEPQLPLRPDLLELFEIGELEKYFTPEELAEHPGRKS; encoded by the coding sequence ATGGCTGAACTCGAACGGCACCAATACGACGTAGTCGTGATCGGTGCCGGTGGCGCCGGACTGCGCGCCGTCATCGAGGCACGTGAACAGGGCTTTAAGGTCGCGGTTGTCTGTAAATCCCTGTTCGGCAAGGCACACACCGTGATGGCCGAAGGCGGTTGCGCCGCCTCAATGGGTAACGCCAACGACAAGGACAGCTGGCAGGTGCACTTCGGTGACACCATGCGCGGCGGCAAGTTCCTGAATAACTGGCGGATGGCCGAGTTGCACGCCAAGGAGGCCCCGGACCGGGTCTGGGAACTGGAAACCTATGGCGCGTTGTTCGATCGCACCAAGGATGGCCGGATCAGCCAGCGCAACTTCGGCGGCCACACCTATCCGCGGCTGGCGCACGTGGGTGATCGCACCGGCCTGGAGATCATCCGCACCATGCAGCAGAAAATCGTCTCGCTACAGCAGGAAGACTTTGCCGAAACCGGTGATTACGAGGCACGTATCAAGATCTTCGCCGAGTGCACCATCACGGATCTGCTCCTGGACGGGGACCGGATCGCCGGTGGGTTCGGATACTGGCGCGAATCGGGCCGGTTCATCCTCTTCGAGGCTCCCGCAGTGGTTTTGGCCACGGGCGGCATTGGCAAGTCGTTCAAGGTGTCGTCGAACTCCTGGGAGTACACCGGTGACGGGCACGCCCTGGCGCTGCGCGCCGGCGGCACGCTGATCAACATGGAGTTCATCCAGTTCCATCCGACCGGCATGGTCTGGCCACCCTCGGTCAAGGGCATCCTGGTCACCGAAGGTGTGCGCGGCGACGGCGGAGTGCTCAAGAACTCCGAGGGTAAGCGATTCATGTTCGACTACATCCCCGCGGTGTTCAAGGGTCAATACGCCGAGACCGAGGAAGAAGCCGACCAATGGCTCAAGGACAACGACTCGGCACGGCGCACCCCCGACCTGCTGCCCCGTGACGAGGTCGCCCGGGCCATCAACTCCGAAGTCAAGGCCGGTCGCGGCACCCCGCACGGCGGCGTGTACCTGGACATCGCTTCACGCATCCCCACCGAGGAGATCAAGAGGCGGCTGCCGTCGATGTACCACCAGTTCAAGGAACTCGCCGAGGTCGACATCACCAAGGACGACATGGAAGTCGGTCCGACCTGTCACTACGTGATGGGCGGTATCGAGGTCGATCCCGACAGTGGAGCCGCGACGGTGCCCGGTCTCTTCGCGGCCGGTGAATGCTCCGGCGGCATGCACGGGTCAAACCGGTTGGGCGGCAACTCCCTTTCCGACCTGCTCGTGTTCGGGCGGCGCGCCGGCCTGGGTGCCGCCGAGTACGTCAAGGGCCTCACGTCTCGTCCGCAGATCTCCGAGGCCGACGTCGACAAGGCCGCCGTACTCGCTTTGGCACCCTTCGGAGACCCCGCTGCCGAGGGTGCCGAAAATCCGTACACACTGCACACCGACTTGCAGCAGGCCATGAACGACCTGGTCGGCATCATCCGCAAGGAAGAGGAAGTCGAACAGGCCCTGGTCAAGCTGAACGAGCTCAAGGAGCGCTTCAAACACGTTGCCGTGGAAGGGCACCGGCAGTTCAATCCGGGCTGGCACCTGGCCATCGACATGCGCAATATGCTGCTGGTCAGTGAGTGCGTGGCCAAGGCGGCGCTGCTGCGCACCGAGAGCCGAGGCGGGCACACCCGCGATGACCATCCGGACATGGATGCCACCTGGCGCAAGACCCTACTGGTGTGCAGCACCACCGGCGGAGATCCGGCGGTACCCGATGTACTCGTCACGCCCGAGCCGCAGCTCCCCTTGCGCCCAGATCTTTTGGAACTGTTCGAGATCGGCGAGCTGGAGAAGTACTTCACGCCCGAAGAACTGGCAGAGCACCCAGGAAGGAAGTCCTGA
- a CDS encoding succinate dehydrogenase/fumarate reductase iron-sulfur subunit, whose product MSYDAHLQVWRGDDDGGELIDYTVPVSEGEVVLDIIHRIQATQASDLAVRWNCKAGKCGSCSAEINGRPRLMCMTRMSTFDESETITVTPLRAFPVIRDLVTDVSFNYQKAREVQSFTPPKGLKPGEYRMQQEDVERSQEFRKCIECFLCQNTCHAVRDHEENKKAFAGPRYLMRVAELEMHPLDVADRREVAQEELGLGYCNITKCCTEVCPEGIHITDNALIPMKERIADRKYDPIVWLGNKLFRR is encoded by the coding sequence GTGAGCTATGACGCGCACCTCCAGGTCTGGCGAGGCGATGACGACGGCGGTGAGCTCATCGACTACACCGTTCCGGTGAGCGAGGGCGAGGTCGTGCTCGACATCATCCACCGAATCCAGGCCACTCAGGCCTCGGACCTGGCGGTCCGATGGAACTGCAAGGCCGGCAAGTGTGGCTCGTGCTCGGCGGAGATCAACGGCCGTCCGCGGCTCATGTGCATGACCCGGATGTCGACATTCGACGAGTCCGAGACCATCACCGTGACGCCACTGCGCGCCTTCCCGGTGATTCGCGACCTGGTTACCGACGTGTCGTTCAACTACCAAAAGGCCAGAGAAGTCCAATCATTCACCCCACCGAAGGGCCTGAAGCCCGGCGAATACCGGATGCAGCAGGAAGACGTAGAGCGGTCACAGGAGTTCCGCAAGTGCATCGAATGTTTCCTCTGCCAAAACACCTGCCATGCGGTACGCGACCATGAGGAGAACAAGAAGGCTTTCGCCGGACCGCGCTATCTGATGCGGGTGGCCGAGCTGGAGATGCATCCACTCGATGTCGCCGACCGGCGCGAGGTGGCGCAGGAGGAACTGGGCTTGGGCTACTGCAACATCACCAAGTGCTGCACCGAGGTATGTCCTGAGGGCATCCATATCACCGATAACGCGCTGATCCCGATGAAGGAGCGGATCGCCGATCGCAAGTACGACCCGATTGTCTGGCTGGGTAACAAGCTGTTCCGCCGTTAG
- a CDS encoding SRPBCC family protein gives METWLVIVITVVCLAAAGAVAGLILLAILAAGGISAARFNLTPVAADQLHEYLASDASFAVSVQRDFFYPPDRVFKALLDERFMSWVPFSKGVDYAGTALREVGTKRAFVNTFGVLAEQIVVKEPNRILGVTITACSVPLVLDSAAEIFEVADNGTGGTRLTWHVGGTPKWVGWLPLRLAAPLVRPVAKWQIGKLRAIIGRR, from the coding sequence ATGGAAACCTGGCTCGTCATCGTCATCACCGTTGTCTGCCTGGCGGCCGCAGGTGCTGTCGCGGGCTTGATACTGCTGGCTATCCTTGCCGCGGGGGGCATCTCAGCCGCTCGGTTCAACCTCACCCCCGTGGCCGCCGATCAGCTGCACGAGTATCTGGCTTCCGACGCCTCCTTCGCGGTCTCCGTCCAGCGCGACTTCTTCTATCCTCCCGATCGCGTGTTCAAGGCCCTGCTCGACGAGCGGTTCATGAGCTGGGTTCCGTTCTCCAAGGGTGTGGACTACGCCGGCACGGCATTGCGCGAGGTGGGCACCAAGCGCGCATTCGTCAACACCTTCGGGGTGTTGGCCGAACAGATCGTCGTCAAAGAACCCAACCGCATACTGGGTGTCACCATCACCGCATGTTCTGTTCCGCTGGTTCTGGATTCGGCCGCGGAGATCTTCGAGGTGGCAGATAACGGCACCGGCGGCACCCGACTCACCTGGCATGTGGGCGGCACCCCTAAATGGGTGGGCTGGCTCCCGTTGCGCCTGGCCGCACCACTCGTGCGTCCGGTGGCCAAGTGGCAGATCGGTAAGCTCCGCGCGATCATCGGGCGCCGCTGA
- a CDS encoding ArsR/SmtB family transcription factor: MDVFEAVAEPSRRILLDALAGGEWTAGELVATLPGLTQPTVSRHLRVLREAGLVDARPDAQRRIYALRADGLVQIDQWIDPYRHFWSGHLDALEGHLP; encoded by the coding sequence ATGGACGTTTTCGAAGCGGTCGCAGAGCCCAGCCGCCGGATTCTGCTCGATGCGCTGGCAGGCGGGGAATGGACCGCTGGAGAACTTGTCGCGACACTGCCCGGCCTGACACAGCCCACCGTCTCACGGCATCTTCGCGTGCTACGCGAGGCCGGCCTGGTCGACGCCCGACCGGATGCACAACGCCGGATCTACGCGCTGCGCGCCGACGGCCTGGTCCAGATCGACCAGTGGATCGACCCATACCGGCACTTCTGGAGCGGGCACCTGGACGCACTCGAAGGACACCTGCCCTAG
- a CDS encoding winged helix-turn-helix transcriptional regulator, which translates to MEFERLLQDRSHWNTDACSIGKALDLLGTKTAFLIVRECFYGSTRFDEFSERIGVSAPAVSRALKQLEAAGVIEKVPYREPGQRERDGYVLTRMGQDLLPVLLSLLKWGDEYLQDGRKPLELIDKKTGREIDVQVTSRPGQQLSAEGIEVRWAGR; encoded by the coding sequence ATGGAGTTCGAGCGGCTGCTGCAGGACCGCTCCCACTGGAATACCGATGCGTGTTCGATCGGGAAGGCCCTGGACTTGCTGGGCACCAAGACCGCATTCCTGATCGTCCGCGAATGCTTTTACGGCTCAACCCGGTTCGACGAGTTTTCCGAGCGCATCGGGGTATCCGCCCCGGCGGTATCGCGTGCACTCAAGCAGTTGGAGGCGGCGGGCGTCATCGAGAAGGTGCCCTATCGCGAACCCGGTCAGCGGGAGCGGGACGGGTACGTGCTGACCCGGATGGGCCAGGACCTGCTTCCGGTGCTGCTGTCCCTGCTCAAGTGGGGGGACGAGTACCTGCAAGATGGGCGTAAGCCGCTGGAATTGATCGACAAGAAAACCGGGCGGGAAATCGATGTTCAGGTGACATCTCGCCCGGGCCAGCAGCTGAGTGCCGAAGGCATCGAGGTCAGGTGGGCGGGGCGTTAG
- a CDS encoding SDR family oxidoreductase, with product MVENKVVLVTGGRRGLGAAIVDEVLNRGARKVYSTARQPFEDPRAQVIPQQLEVASESSVQALARELTDVEIVVNNAGVLHPDSLLTGDLDRVDATFQTNVFGPLRVIRAFAPILKANGGGAIVNIHSVLSWLGGAGAYGASKAAIWSVTNTLRLELEPQHTHVLGVHAGFIDTDMVSALDVPKTPPGVIAARIIDALEKGDNEVLTDELTAQVKSQLSGPVENLAYRPSH from the coding sequence ATGGTCGAGAACAAGGTTGTACTGGTCACCGGAGGGCGCCGCGGGCTGGGCGCAGCCATCGTCGACGAGGTACTGAACCGCGGAGCGCGCAAGGTCTACAGCACCGCCCGCCAACCGTTCGAGGACCCGCGCGCACAGGTGATTCCCCAACAGCTCGAGGTGGCCTCCGAGTCATCGGTGCAAGCGCTGGCCCGTGAACTCACCGACGTCGAGATCGTGGTCAACAACGCCGGTGTGCTGCATCCTGATTCGCTACTCACCGGCGACCTCGACCGGGTGGATGCGACGTTCCAGACCAACGTATTCGGCCCGCTACGGGTTATCCGGGCGTTCGCGCCAATCCTCAAGGCCAACGGCGGTGGAGCGATCGTCAACATCCACTCGGTGCTCTCCTGGCTCGGCGGAGCCGGCGCCTACGGTGCGTCAAAGGCAGCCATCTGGTCGGTGACCAACACCCTGCGCCTGGAACTGGAACCGCAGCACACGCACGTACTGGGCGTACACGCGGGATTCATCGACACCGACATGGTGTCCGCCCTGGATGTTCCGAAGACACCGCCCGGCGTGATCGCTGCACGCATCATCGATGCACTGGAGAAGGGCGATAACGAGGTGTTGACCGACGAGCTCACCGCACAGGTCAAGTCCCAACTATCGGGCCCCGTCGAGAACCTCGCCTACCGTCCCAGCCACTGA
- a CDS encoding tautomerase family protein, producing MPLWTIYHTPNMFSDKEKADLAASITEVYVTVGLPRFYVVTVFKQISPSDFYVGGEPTTNAVRIVVDHIARTLPDKAGRERITQHLGRVLAPHLDRADLHWEFHIDETSEELWMINGLVPPPMNSEAERDWAQANRSSPYPAPV from the coding sequence ATGCCCCTCTGGACCATCTATCACACGCCAAACATGTTTTCCGACAAGGAAAAGGCCGATCTGGCCGCGAGCATCACGGAGGTCTACGTCACCGTGGGGCTTCCGCGGTTCTATGTGGTCACGGTGTTCAAACAGATCTCACCGTCGGACTTCTACGTCGGCGGGGAACCAACCACGAACGCCGTACGGATCGTCGTGGATCACATCGCGCGAACCCTGCCCGACAAGGCCGGCCGCGAGCGCATCACCCAGCACCTCGGCCGCGTCCTGGCACCGCATCTGGACCGGGCGGACCTGCACTGGGAGTTCCACATCGACGAGACCAGCGAGGAGCTTTGGATGATCAACGGACTGGTGCCGCCGCCGATGAATTCCGAGGCCGAACGTGACTGGGCCCAAGCCAACCGGAGCAGCCCCTACCCGGCGCCCGTCTAG
- a CDS encoding flavin reductase family protein: MTSDTTLDAATLREAFGHFPTGVVAIAAEIGGTRTGLAASTFVPVSLDPPLVAFCVQNSSTTWPNLRVAPRLGISVLGEAHDDAARTLAAKTGDRFAGLDTSTTESGAVFIGGTTAWIETSIQSEVPAGDHAIVILNIHGLTVHSAVAPIVFHRSKFRKLIG; encoded by the coding sequence ATGACGAGCGATACCACTTTGGACGCGGCGACGCTGCGCGAGGCATTCGGGCATTTCCCGACCGGCGTGGTTGCCATAGCCGCCGAGATCGGTGGAACGCGAACCGGATTGGCCGCCAGCACGTTTGTGCCGGTGTCCCTGGATCCGCCGCTCGTGGCGTTCTGCGTTCAGAACTCTTCGACGACGTGGCCCAACCTGCGGGTGGCCCCACGTCTGGGTATCAGTGTGCTGGGTGAGGCGCATGACGATGCGGCCCGCACCCTTGCCGCCAAGACCGGCGATCGGTTCGCGGGCCTGGACACCTCGACCACCGAGAGCGGTGCCGTGTTCATCGGCGGCACCACGGCCTGGATCGAGACCTCCATCCAGTCCGAGGTGCCCGCCGGTGACCACGCGATCGTCATCCTCAACATCCACGGATTGACCGTGCACTCCGCGGTGGCTCCGATCGTGTTCCACCGCAGTAAGTTCCGGAAGCTGATTGGCTAG
- a CDS encoding crotonase/enoyl-CoA hydratase family protein: protein MTSHVTLRVDGEVARVTLSRPEKLNGLTLDMLNGLTAAARHIASDTSIRVVVLSGEGDAFSSGLDFAAAGKDPARVVANFIPLPWLGTNGFQEACWAWRRLRIPVIAVIHGRCYGGGLQLALAADFRFTTPDAEFSILEAKWGLIPDMSGSVTLSQLVGIDTAKRLTMTGEMFDGFYAKEIGLVTQVSADPEADAAELIDQILSRSPDSVAATKTLFDKAWSMVPRRAFGLERRLQLRLMRGPNFAIARKAGIDKTEPQFKARSI, encoded by the coding sequence ATGACGTCACATGTGACCCTACGCGTCGACGGCGAGGTAGCCCGCGTCACCTTGTCCCGGCCCGAGAAGCTCAACGGACTCACCCTCGACATGCTCAACGGGCTGACTGCCGCCGCCCGCCATATTGCCTCAGATACCTCGATCCGTGTGGTGGTGTTGTCCGGTGAGGGGGACGCCTTTTCTAGTGGGCTGGATTTCGCGGCCGCCGGGAAGGACCCCGCGCGCGTCGTCGCGAACTTCATTCCGCTCCCTTGGCTGGGTACCAATGGTTTTCAGGAGGCGTGCTGGGCCTGGCGCCGGTTGCGCATCCCGGTGATCGCCGTCATCCACGGCCGTTGCTACGGCGGCGGGCTTCAGTTGGCCCTGGCCGCCGACTTCCGGTTCACCACACCCGATGCCGAGTTCTCGATCCTGGAAGCCAAGTGGGGCCTGATCCCCGATATGTCCGGAAGCGTCACGCTGAGTCAATTGGTCGGAATCGACACCGCCAAACGGCTCACCATGACCGGTGAGATGTTCGACGGTTTCTACGCCAAGGAAATCGGACTGGTGACCCAGGTGAGCGCCGACCCCGAGGCCGACGCCGCCGAACTCATCGACCAGATTCTGTCGCGCTCCCCCGATTCAGTGGCAGCCACCAAGACCCTGTTCGACAAGGCATGGTCCATGGTCCCGCGCCGCGCGTTTGGCCTGGAGCGACGCCTGCAACTGCGGCTCATGCGCGGACCCAACTTCGCCATCGCACGCAAGGCCGGCATCGACAAGACCGAACCTCAGTTCAAGGCCCGCAGTATCTAG
- a CDS encoding isopenicillin N synthase family dioxygenase encodes MVELPVVDLSGDPDRLRAVLREVTHEVGFFYLTGHGVSQRLVDEVLSAAHRLFALPAEDKDAIAMVRSPHFRGFTRLGGELTGGLTDWREQIDVGPERRATAHGKDLDYLWLQGPNQWPKAVPELRAALTSWDAALAAVGRKLLREWAIALGSAGGVFDEAFGSEPATLIKVIRYPARGTTDQGVGAHRDSGVLTLLLAEPDAGGLQVEVDGTWVEAPGRAGAFIVNIGELLERASGGYLRATRHRVTLTGRPRISIAYFFNPRLDARIPTLDLPPELRARTRGAAADPDDPIHATYGENAWKSRLRAHPDVAAAHGHLR; translated from the coding sequence ATGGTTGAGCTACCCGTCGTAGACCTTTCCGGCGACCCGGATCGGTTGCGTGCGGTGCTGCGTGAGGTCACCCATGAGGTTGGGTTCTTCTATCTCACCGGCCACGGTGTCTCGCAGCGGCTGGTCGACGAGGTGTTGTCGGCCGCCCACAGGCTTTTCGCGCTGCCCGCAGAGGACAAGGATGCCATTGCCATGGTGCGCAGCCCCCATTTTCGTGGGTTTACCCGGCTGGGCGGAGAGCTGACCGGCGGGCTGACCGATTGGCGTGAGCAGATCGATGTCGGGCCGGAACGTCGGGCGACTGCGCACGGAAAGGATCTCGATTACCTGTGGTTGCAGGGGCCCAACCAGTGGCCGAAGGCGGTGCCCGAACTAAGAGCAGCCCTCACGAGCTGGGATGCGGCCCTGGCTGCGGTGGGGCGAAAGCTACTGCGGGAGTGGGCCATTGCCCTTGGATCTGCAGGTGGGGTGTTCGACGAGGCTTTTGGCTCTGAACCTGCGACCCTGATCAAGGTCATCCGGTACCCGGCCCGCGGCACTACCGACCAGGGAGTTGGTGCACATCGCGATTCCGGTGTGCTCACCTTGCTGCTGGCCGAACCGGACGCCGGCGGGCTGCAGGTCGAGGTGGACGGCACCTGGGTGGAGGCACCGGGGCGTGCGGGCGCATTCATCGTGAACATCGGTGAGCTGCTCGAGCGGGCGAGCGGCGGATATCTGCGTGCGACGCGCCATCGCGTCACGCTGACGGGCAGGCCGCGGATTTCGATCGCCTACTTCTTCAATCCGAGGCTTGACGCGCGTATCCCGACGCTGGATCTCCCGCCGGAACTTCGGGCGCGGACTCGAGGTGCGGCGGCGGACCCGGATGATCCGATCCATGCGACCTACGGCGAGAACGCCTGGAAAAGCCGGCTGCGGGCGCATCCCGATGTGGCGGCCGCGCACGGGCATCTGCGCTAG
- a CDS encoding serine/threonine-protein kinase, producing the protein MTSSEMPPSGPDNQQPGDLPPGTVISGYQIERVLGRGGMGTVYLAANPNLQRPEALKILNAQASRDPDFRARFMREASLAASLDHPNIVTVHNRGETPEGDLWIAMQYVQGSDAHSESRNGRMSLTRAIHIISEVAKALDYLHARGLVHRDVKPANILLSEGDRRIMLGDFGVTRALDDSNSVTSAGNVTATIGYAAPEVLSGAAVDGRADVYALGCTLFRMLTGQPPFGSGGSLPAVINAHLSAPPPRISQFASVPESMDALIAKAMAKNPADRYQSAGEFAQAAQQILADPHQHRQTVTQPVSTVTPQPTPLLAQNIATPTDSARTLVKHRRIVAIVGAVALVAASTVVAVVIWPRHGGGGKPTPSSGATAAVVKPGESLAGQPNTVLDTLLPGQFDYPDGWEKNPSPTFRSGEFNPAVAPGAATIVGGTPVGCNTIDPVWALRAQGRETSTLYLRDRKKPEREILIRVVPASDALSPDGASDALKRCDAVAYTIPGASTTWRCSFEFDEPAPVQNGQKELTATESCFMFPSGANSIRQHVSFNVVRGLLVYILASGASNRNDAAGSLSATALNFATAMRILRYGR; encoded by the coding sequence ATGACGTCATCGGAGATGCCGCCGTCGGGTCCAGATAACCAGCAACCTGGAGACCTACCGCCGGGAACGGTCATATCCGGATACCAGATCGAGCGCGTCCTCGGTCGCGGCGGCATGGGCACCGTGTATCTGGCCGCAAATCCGAATTTGCAACGTCCCGAGGCTCTGAAGATCCTCAACGCCCAGGCCTCACGCGACCCTGATTTCCGGGCACGATTCATGCGCGAGGCCTCGCTGGCCGCGTCTCTGGATCACCCCAACATCGTCACGGTGCACAACCGAGGCGAAACGCCGGAGGGCGATCTGTGGATTGCCATGCAATACGTCCAGGGCAGCGATGCACACTCGGAGTCGAGGAATGGACGCATGTCGCTCACCCGCGCCATTCACATCATCAGCGAGGTGGCCAAGGCGCTTGACTATCTGCATGCCCGCGGTCTGGTACACCGCGATGTGAAGCCGGCCAACATCCTGCTGTCCGAGGGCGATCGTCGAATCATGTTGGGCGACTTCGGTGTCACTCGCGCGCTCGACGACAGCAACTCGGTTACCTCCGCGGGGAACGTGACCGCCACGATCGGGTACGCGGCGCCGGAGGTGCTGTCCGGCGCCGCCGTCGACGGCCGCGCCGATGTGTATGCCTTGGGCTGCACGCTCTTTCGGATGCTCACGGGTCAACCCCCGTTTGGCTCCGGGGGCTCGCTACCCGCGGTTATCAATGCACACCTCTCGGCGCCGCCGCCCCGCATCTCCCAGTTCGCCTCTGTGCCCGAGTCAATGGACGCATTGATCGCCAAGGCGATGGCCAAGAATCCCGCCGATCGATATCAAAGTGCCGGGGAGTTTGCCCAGGCCGCGCAACAGATTCTGGCCGACCCGCATCAGCACCGGCAGACCGTGACCCAACCCGTATCCACCGTGACGCCGCAGCCCACACCTCTTCTCGCACAGAACATCGCAACACCGACAGACTCCGCGCGAACATTGGTCAAGCACAGACGCATTGTGGCGATTGTCGGCGCCGTCGCCCTAGTGGCCGCATCGACGGTGGTCGCCGTAGTGATCTGGCCCCGCCATGGCGGCGGAGGTAAACCCACTCCCTCGTCTGGCGCGACCGCCGCGGTGGTTAAGCCGGGCGAATCGCTGGCCGGACAACCCAATACCGTCCTGGACACCTTGCTGCCCGGCCAGTTCGACTACCCAGACGGATGGGAGAAGAACCCATCGCCCACATTCAGGTCGGGCGAGTTCAATCCGGCCGTGGCGCCCGGTGCGGCCACCATCGTTGGTGGAACCCCAGTGGGCTGCAACACGATTGATCCCGTGTGGGCACTACGCGCCCAAGGCCGTGAGACCTCGACGTTGTATCTGCGTGATCGCAAGAAGCCCGAGAGAGAGATCCTGATCCGGGTTGTCCCGGCATCCGATGCCCTCTCCCCGGACGGCGCCTCTGACGCATTGAAGCGGTGCGACGCGGTCGCGTACACGATCCCCGGCGCGAGCACCACGTGGCGATGCTCGTTCGAGTTCGATGAGCCGGCTCCGGTCCAGAATGGCCAAAAAGAGCTCACCGCAACGGAATCGTGCTTTATGTTTCCCTCCGGGGCGAACAGCATTCGACAGCACGTGTCATTCAATGTGGTACGCGGCCTGCTCGTGTACATCCTGGCCAGCGGTGCGTCGAACCGAAACGACGCGGCAGGCTCTCTGAGCGCGACCGCCCTGAACTTCGCGACCGCCATGAGGATCCTGCGTTACGGCCGCTAG